The sequence TGGGAATGCTTCCCAGTGATGCGGCCCAGATGACCGTGGCCCAGGCGCGCCGTGCCGAAGCCTTGCTGATTCAGGCGGGTGATCAAAAGGAAGCGCGCCGCCTACGGGTTCGCATCCAAGAGAAATTTGCCTTCCCCGCGATTTGCCTGGTGTTCGGTTTGATTGGCAGCAGCCTTGGGGTCAGGCCCAATTCCCGCACGAGCCGAAGCCAGGGCTTTGGCATCAGCGTCCTGTTGATCTTTGGCTACTACTTGATGTCATTCATCTTTAGCTCTCTTGGCATCAAGGGCACCCTTTATCCGTTTTTCGCAGCCTGGCTACCGGTCCTGATTGGTCTCGGTGGCGGTCTTGTTCTGCTTCGCAAGGCAAGCCGCTGATCCTGTCGCTGGCGCGGCAGACTGGTGCACATCTTTGATCTCGTCAGCGGTTTCGTGACCGATCCGGTTCTTGCGCTTGGCCTTTCAGCCTTCGCGCTGCTGCTCCTGGCCCTTCCCCTGTCGTTCTGGAGCGTGAGTGGTGCCGGTCAAGGCAGCACCGTTGTTCGTCTTCTGGTGGCGACGGCCAATTTGGCGTTGACCGCCCAGTTGGTCTTGCGCTGGTGGCAGTCGGGTCACTTCCCGATCAGCAATCTTTACGAATCGCTCTGCTTCCTGGCTTGGGCCTGCACCCTGACTCAATTGCTGGTGGAGCGCACCTACCGCTCCCCCCTGGTGGCGGCATCCGCCACGCCGATGGGTCTGGGCTGCGTGGCCTTCGCCTCCTTTGCCCTGCCTGATCAACTGCAACAAGCGGCACCACTGGTCCCCGCCTTGCGCTCCAGTTGGTTGGTCATGCACGTCAGCGTGATCATGGTCAGCTATGCCGCCTTGCTGGTCGGATCCCTGCTGTCGATGGCGGTTCTCTTCACAGATCGCGGCCAAGCCTTGGAACTGCGCAGTAGTTCCATTGGCAGCGGTGGTTTTCGCCAAGCGCGGCTGGCCGCTGATGGAGCACCCGCCGACCTCTCCTTGAGCAGTGCGTCCCTGTCATTGAGCGAGCAGCTCGACAGCCTCAGCTACCGCACCATCACCGTCGGTTTCTTGTTGCTGTCCGTTGGCATCGTCAGCGGTGCGGTCTGGGCCAATGAGGCCTGGGGAAGCTGGTGGAGTTGGGATCCCAAGGAAACTTGGGCCTTGATTTGTTGGCTGGTGTACGCCGCTTATTTGCACACCCGCCTGAGCCGTGGCTGGCAAGGACGTCGCCCTGCACTGGTTGCTGTGGCTGGATTTGTTGTGATCTGCGTCTGCTACATCGGTGTCAACTTGCTGGGCATTGGTTTGCACAGCTATGGCTGGTTTTTTTAGCTGACTTGCGCTGCTAGATAGGTCCACTTAAGACACAAAAAAGCCCCGGCATGCCGGGGCTTTCGCGTTGGACTCTTTGGGAAGCTCAGGGACGCTTGCTGTTGCGAATGCCGGTGATGGCGTCGGCGTAGCTGGGCTGGTTGAACACGCCAGAGCCGCTGACGATGGCGTTTGCGCCAGCTTCGATCACTTTCCAGGCGTTCTCGGCCTTGATGCCACCATCGACTTCGATCCAGGGATCGAGGCCCTTGTCGTCGCACATCCGACGCAGGTCACGGATCTTTTGCACCTGGCTTTCGATGAAGCTCTGGCCACCGAAACCGGGGTTGACACTCATCACCAGCACCAGATCGCAGAGCTCGAGGCAGTACTCGAGGGTGTCAATCGGGGTGCCGGGGTTAAGGACAGCGCCAGCCATCTTGCCGAGGTCTTTGATTTGACCGAGGTTGCGGT is a genomic window of Synechococcus sp. A10-1-5-1 containing:
- the ccsB gene encoding c-type cytochrome biogenesis protein CcsB, whose product is MHIFDLVSGFVTDPVLALGLSAFALLLLALPLSFWSVSGAGQGSTVVRLLVATANLALTAQLVLRWWQSGHFPISNLYESLCFLAWACTLTQLLVERTYRSPLVAASATPMGLGCVAFASFALPDQLQQAAPLVPALRSSWLVMHVSVIMVSYAALLVGSLLSMAVLFTDRGQALELRSSSIGSGGFRQARLAADGAPADLSLSSASLSLSEQLDSLSYRTITVGFLLLSVGIVSGAVWANEAWGSWWSWDPKETWALICWLVYAAYLHTRLSRGWQGRRPALVAVAGFVVICVCYIGVNLLGIGLHSYGWFF
- the rpe gene encoding ribulose-phosphate 3-epimerase, translating into MSTKSLVISPSILSADFSRLGDDVRAVDEAGADWIHVDVMDGRFVPNITIGPMIVEALRPVTKKPLDVHLMIVEPEKYVPDFAKAGADIISVQVEACPHLHRNLGQIKDLGKMAGAVLNPGTPIDTLEYCLELCDLVLVMSVNPGFGGQSFIESQVQKIRDLRRMCDDKGLDPWIEVDGGIKAENAWKVIEAGANAIVSGSGVFNQPSYADAITGIRNSKRP